The Pseudorasbora parva isolate DD20220531a chromosome 25, ASM2467924v1, whole genome shotgun sequence genome segment TCAGAGCATCAGCACACTGGATATTTACGAAAGAGAAGCGCAATTGGTGTTTGACTATTCAGCTCTGGACAGGAGCCTTAAGGTGAAAACAACATTAAAGCAAGTCTCAGTCAGAGTGGTCATTCTTATGTTGTAGAAGTGATTTtgatttagtgtgtgtgtgtgtgtgtgtgtgtgtgtgtgtgtgtgtgtgtgtgtgtgtgtgtgtaggcccTCACTGAAGAGAGTGAATTGGAGGCTCATTTGGAGAAGCTCAAGGAAAGCGTCTCCTCTGTGGAGTCCATGATCATGATGTCCCGAGCTCCCAACCTGAAAGCTTTAGAAAAGATCAGAGAAGTTAAGGACAGCTACCGGGAAGTCATGGATGGTACGAGACAACTACATAAACATTTCATGGTGgggactaggggtgtaacagttcAAATAACTCAAGGTTTGGTTTGTATCACCGTTTTAGGTTGACAATTTTGGTACAGTTCGGTAtgtgctatgttcaggggaaaatgactacactgtcaaataaaaataaagaaaataagaacaagtAATCTAACTAAATGcaacagcacaaataaatactgtagTGCAAAggtactaataaaataaacagcttttcagttttttttttttttttttttttttttttttagattagtTTTCATAGAGTTCTCATTCACAACTTCTGGCTCTTGAATGTTTAAATTgagaaaacaattttttttacagatgaCTAAATATAAACCTGAAAATAATGCTATGTGAACCATTTATGTTAAATTTGAGTCTGGAAAAGTATGGaattttaaaaggaaaaatatGTAGGAACCCTTGTTTTGCTATTACCAGACCAAGcgcaatttaaaattgaacattggtctggggagtctgctctgtaatTTCTACAGCACAAGGGGCGtaatcaactggcattattcaaataactctgtatgcaattgaatagtccttcaaccaatcagaccacaagaggcgtgatgaACAGGTGTTAAACCTGCTAATAgcatgccaggtggataagccagtctgattggttcccgcaaaagtgtatcagaagcagtagaaatgaatgtaaggagttgccgggcgaaatcaaattgccggcagatcaggctgggtttacccagtctataggaactaaataataataataataataatatattttatttgtaaagcccttttcatagttaaaaacaatcccaaagtgctaagggaactagggatgccacaatactcaatttaatattgaaccgttcagtACGGCATTCATGGTTCAGTACGCGCTTTTGAATTGCTGTGTttccggttttgcatttaattattctATTTCTCttcatttgaaatatttatCTCAATTTATTTaggctctgtttgagtgtgcctgtgtgtctacacgctgatatgagcaaatatccaatcatgcACTAAAGttataaaaagttaaataaagttAGATAAAGTTATGTAGCCGCTTTTTAAAGCCTCGccagttaaacatttcattggcATTTTACATGCGCTGAGCGCGCGCGCCTGGCAGACAagtgattactggactaagtagtcttagtgcgctaatactgtcaaacaaaacataaacacagtcggttatgtttAAAGTGAAAGTCAAATTGCATGTCTGtatgagatgcgagcaggtcttAGCAGCGCAGACTAGTGATTGTGAacgcttgtccttaaagggacagttcacctctaaaattatagAGGTATTAGAGGCAttaaaatcactcactgctcttaaaataaagtaataatacagtaaatttcaatcaatgtatattttatattgaagaCTGTAGTTTTAAATTTAGCCTACATTCATTAAATgtcatacttaaatgctgctGCAGcctacatctctgagctgccactgtaaatctttatatatatttatttcatattatacaatacactaggaatgtgtacaattaaagttttaagtttaagtaaggtttttcaagtcttttaagtaaaataaagaaaagagtattacaataaaaaaaattctccttaacccctttctgttcctgtcgcctaagaatagcaTAGCAAAAAACCGTACCAAACCAAAAACCGTGGTAAAAAAcggaggtatgtattgaaccatggactaattgtattgttgcatccctaatagGAACCCTCTATTTATTAtactatatttttgtattttctgttttcattttcatttcaaagttttagtatttttgttgtctgtttttataatttgtattttagtgtgtgtgtgtgtgtgtgtgtgtgtgtgtgtgtgtgtgtgtgtgtgtgtgtgtgtgtgtgtgtgtgtgtgtgtgtgtgtgtgtgtgtgtttatatgtttGATATAGTTtacattgttattttattttgctttaGTACATTGTTTAACTAAAAGAAAATGATAAAGTTTGCTTTGGCAACTAGCTGAAGTTTAAGTTTGTCAACTAACAAAGTTCGGGTGTCTGGGTGTTTGAGTTACCTCTCTCTTTTTTGACCATACATGTGTTTGTGTCCCTGTAAAACATTCTtcatgtttgtgtttttacCTCTCCATACTCAAAAACCCTCAGCTTTTGAGACCAGCACACATACCACTAAGAAATGCAGTCAGGAGTTTGAGCAAGTGAAGGCCAAACGTTTCCATCTGTTTAATCAGTGCTTTGAACACGTGTCTATCGTCATTGACCAGATCTACAAGAAACTCTGCAGAAACGGCAGCGCTCAGGTCCGTACTTGACTCACTCCTTGAATGACTGGatgtttattattttgtattgtaaTATAAAACTTTGTTTTTACACACATGTGTTTTAGGCCATTCTCAGTGCTGAGAATCCAAATGAGCCTTACCTGGATGGCATCAACTATAACTGTGTGGCTCCTGGGAAACGATTCATGGCCATGGACAACCTGTCTGGAGGAGAGAAGGCCATCGCTGCTCTCGCTTTGGTCTTTGCCATTCACAGGTGAAAAACAGCATAAGCACATAGACAAACTTCTTATAAAGTAATATCTGACtacaaatatagattttttggaTGTGGAAGAAAACTAAAAATGATTGTTGTTTAATCTTAGCTTTCGTCCTGCCCCGTTCTTTGTGCTGGATGAAGTGGATGCTGCTCTGGACAACACAAACATTGGCAAGGTAAGATCAGACTCAATATCTCTAAAACGTGCTGTTTTTTATAATCTTTATCTACCATGATAGAAAGACATTGGTTTCTTTGCAGGTTACAGGATTTTTCCGGATGATGTCAAGAGAGAACTGTCAGATCATTGTGATCTCCCTGAAGGAGGAGTTCTACTCACGGGCAGACGCTCTTCTTGGAGTCTATTCTATGGTATACACACGTCCACATTGTATCACATCAATCTCATCACTCATGGTCCATTTAGAGTCCCCATAAAATCAGGCTAGGTAGTACATGTCTGTTAGCTTTGAGATCATCTATATTTtttcatctgtttttttttctagcatccTTTGGATGTGTTACATTAAGTGATAATGATGTCATTTATTCAAGAGCTTTTAAACCGTTTAAGGGTTATAAATGCAAAGAGATGCAAAAGCATTAACTGCAAACTCTTAATCAGTTGTGTATgaactttttcaaagtaaccaCCTTTTTCTTACACTTTAGCTTAATACATGCAGGGATTGcaccaaaatattttattaaattataatatttggaAAAGACAAATGTTTATTCTTAAAAAGAAGACAAACCATTCATTATTTACCAGCTTCCTTTTTTCAGCAGGAAGTGCATCAACATATACATTAAACTCACTTATCAAGTTTACTTAGGAGTCTGTAAAAAGAGTCTTTTAAAATTCATCTCATTTATCATGAACCTTTTTCTGCTTGTTTTCAGTTTGATGAATGCATGTTCAGCCGTCTTCTCACCCTGGACCTCACCCCGTACCCACTGAACGACGAGAACGGCACAGACAAAGAGATGGACAAATGATTTAAATGGGTTCATGACAGATAATGACAAAAATGTCCTTCTTGAATGTTGAATGTTATACTGTGAAAGttaaaaactttaaaagttCATGTTAAtgctgtttttatatttttatttttgttcaacATGTAAGGTAATTTTAATACAGTTTTATTGTTTGACTTTGTGAAGAGTTTTGTTTGAATTTATTCAGTAGTAGTTGTGCAAACTGTACACTTGTCCTGTCGCTCTGTCACTAGGGTGGGGTTTGAGCAAATCCTCAGCCTCTCTTATTCTATTCTCTCTTACTCTGGTTCACTCTTCGTTTCCTCAAATGTAAAGCTTTGCTTTCTTTAGCAACTCCAATGGCGTCATACACAGTGGTCATTGTCCCTCTCAGGAACAGTCCTATCAGTCTGGATGCATTGCATTTCTTCCTCTGGGTTAGTTTGCTTTCTCTTCTATATTTGCTTATAATTTGTAATGCTGTCTGGGGTTTTTCTAGGAATACTTTTTAGTAAACAAAATGTGATCATAAAATGATCATATTACAGGATAAACTAAGCATTCACACTGTTTAGAAAATGTGGCAACCGTAATCAGTCAAGTACTGTATGTCTATACTTCTGACTGGTAATGTACGCACtgcttttatttcagttttaacaatatatattttagtatATTAATTATCTGTTATTTTTAAACTGTAGAATGAAAGTTACATCAGTATTTCTTTTAAAGTAATAGTCTATTATCAAGCACGGACGTCAGCTATCACAGTTCATCATGACATTCCCGTCCAGCTCCAAAGTTTACAGCTACATGGCACATTGTGGTCTATTTTTATGTTTGCACAAAGcaattgtgcattttttttaaccagcTATATGTAAACACACTCTAATCATGATACACAGACAATCATGCAAAAAATATAGCATTTTCAAAAAGATTGAATGAGCaaattgtttttgtaggtgAAAAAACTGAAACACTTAGAGAGGGAAAAGGACCTTCTGTGGATGGGATTACAGGCTTTAGAGCAGGTTCGAGAGAGGTTATGCTCAAACCTGGAAGACAAAATGGATGTGCAAGAAAATTCCATCAAAAAAGATATGAGAAAAGTTCTTCAGGAGTTCCCAGACACCCCCACCCTGTTGGCTCAGATCCACAGAGTGAACAGGACCTTGAGGAATCTATTGTGTGGCTCCAGGAATCCCACTGATCCTGTTCAAGGCTGGCATGCGATAGAAGGTTATGTTCCTTTAACAGTAATGCATGTCAAATCACTGTAAAAGTACTTTAGTTCCATCTTCATTTGTCACTTTTTAGTGGCACGACTATTGAAGTCAATGTATTGAAAGCAGTTTTCCTTTTTATCAGGTACTGAAGGACACCAGCCCTCTCCTGTCTGCTCAGAAGAAAGTGCTTGTTTCTGATCAACTGTCATGTATTTTCATGTCCTGTTCTGTATTTTGTGTTTGCAGAATATATTCTACTTTGAGTGGCATGAAATCATTTTATGTGCAATGATGGAAGCTTACCTATATTTGACATTTACAAAATGTGCAGTATACAGCTCAAGCACAGCACACTGCGCTTGGTTATGGTAACTTCATGGGAATGATTATGAAACTTGTGGCACTGGCCGGAACACAGAAAAATTGAAATGATTGTAAAAGACTAAATGTCAAGGAAAAAAAGGATGTTCTCTTCACTATATGAAATTATTGggaaatatgtaaaaaaaacaaaaaaacaatacatatcATTTCTGGGGGTGTACAATCCACAAATCAGCCACTATGCAAAAAAAGCACAAAGCAATGATGTTGAAATCTAAACCATTACAAAACTGACATACACAGTAAACTGGTGCAACAGTATGGTAACATTGAGCCTCAACTAAGAGGTTAAAATAGATCAATCCCAGATGGATTAAACCGATAAAGCATTTCATTTCAATTTTGTAACATTCAATGAATCTTAATTATATGAGAAACAATGCTTTGACTAATAATGAAAAAGCACTATGCCAACATTTCAAACAAACGAAAAAACAAAGTTTGACTTCTGGAGTAGTCTTTGATAATGTCTAAATATATCTGAATATAAAGCCTAAACACGTTCTCAGTAACTAGGGAATACACAACCACCATATGCCGTACAGTGGCAACAACATGGCAGGGAAAATTTCAGAGATTAAAAAGACAGCACaatggataaagtctaccaAACAATCAAactgtttaatttctaaatatttctcttttcttgccatatacatactttccagaattgtatatgtttgctttgtatctttctagtgagtttttcctcccatagtcccctttatcttgcGCACTGGGTTTGTAAGGCAGTATTCTTAACGCAGGACGTAGgctgcttacatacatttattgtgtaAGTTGTTTATacaaatactttttatttttgaaaacgTTCTTCTGTAGTTTTATACATTAAACATTAagtatagccaatttaagtttgAAAACTATGTTGTATGTCACACTTTCTGTTCTATTATCTAACAGaataaatgtttagttttttaaaatacatgaaTACCAATATTAAACTGGATTTTAGGAAGGGTGTCGCTTATAAAAAGTTCTACATATTTCGGGGCCCTTGGCATGATTAAGTTTGAAAAAAACCTGCACCATGGTATCACTTTCCACCAGATGGCACCAATCTGCCTCAATTCAAcactcagaaaaaaggtacagtgctgtcactggggcggtacaaaatggaaaaggtacatctttgtaccttactaaactaaattgtacatattagtacttttAAGAGTGGTAACTtaaagtgtatatttttttagagtctatgcttaaaggtacatattagtaccttttcagttttgtaccgccccagtgacagaaatgtaaggttaccttttttctgacagtgaagTATTTCGGATTGACTCGATTTTGATCAATCGTGTTATTTAAATAATGTGGTTGTTTCAATGTATCGAATTTAATGCAGTTTATCTGAAAgattataaagaaaaaatatatgattTGGGATAGCAAAAGtcaagacttttattttgaagagtAGCCTCATTATGTTCTGTTTGGCGCTGAGTTCAAGCGTCGGTTACAGTGTGCAGCCGTAGATGAGAGGACTCGCGTGCAGAATGAAATCAAACTGATTGTATGAGAATCATGTTGAGGAGAGTGAGCAGCTCGAGCAGCGGGAAGAGCAGCACATCCCGGCGTAGTAGCTCTGTGGGGTTTGATGAATTTGGCTTTGCTCTCAGTAAGAAAAGAGTCAAGAAACTCCAACACCGATATCATGACTACAGGTAGATGTTTACTAAATATATACCAGTATTGGTAACGCTTCCTGGAATGTGTGTTTATTGTTTAAGGCATGGATTTATTTCATAACTCGAAATATAAAATTCAGTTGACGTGAATAAAATAACGTTAAAACATTAGGAGCTTAATTAACTGTGTCCTCAGTTATCCCCAGCCCAATCCAGTTAAAGTGAAGGAGCTGTGTGAATTGCTCAGTTACTGGAATGGATCCAGTTTCATCTGCAGAAGTCAGGTGTGCATTTTCCTGTATAAAACTGAAATATGTTGACGTTTACACAAGGTTGTGCACCATTCAAAATTGAGAATGGGCTTAAATTTCCATTcactaaaatgtatataatctGTTAACATCTTTAGAGAAATAACTTACAtctactttaaaataaatgcagaatGAATATGCATATTTATTCTAAATGATTGACCTGGTGTttaacaatttacatttttcttGTTATACCGTACTCTTATTCCAAACCCAATTCCAGCTCAgcaattaaaaatttaaaaaactgaattttgCACATTAAACCTTTACGCAATGTtataatttgtttaataattcaTGTCCCTTTTCCCAAAATCAGATCGAGAGGTTTATTCGTATTGGTATTCCTCCGGCAATACGTGGACGAGTTTGGAAATGCCTCCTAAATATCGACAGTCTCAGAGCTGCCAGCTCTTTTGATTATGAGGTGCAGCCCCATCgaattatttgtttatattattattattaaaacaaaacattattattgaaatatgagcacatttttttttttatatatagcctTGGATCCAAGACATTTGCCTTGTTTTAACCCATTCCAATTGGTTCACTTCAGGCATGTCAGACTGAAATCCGTAGACCCCTAGTTGATCTAGGAGTCAGTGAGTACAGCATCATCTCTACTATAGACTCTCTAGTGGACACAGAGAATGAGATCAGCAGTGGACAGTCAGATCTACCCAGGGCTGACCTCACACTCTTCAAACAGATCGCTCTCGACCTACGTGAGTTGGATGTCCACTGAAACTGCATGATCTTTTTCTATTATGTACACTATGTGAACTATGTTGAGTACTATAGTTGAGTATTTGTatcataaataatacaaaaagtgCTCTGTgcaattttataatattttaatattttttgaatGTTGCTTaggctgcatttgtttgattaaaaatacaataaaaacagcaatattattgcaatttgaaatagctgttttttttatgtcaatatattttaaaatgtaagttattcctgtcttcagagtcacatgatccttcagaaatcattctaaaaagCTGATACATTGCTTACTATTATTGATGTTGAAATCCGTTTTTGCTGATTAATATATTTGTGGAAAGGTGATACACTACCACACAAAAGTTTGGGATATgtatgatttaaaaatatatgtattttttaaatgatttaattattaaaatgtaatcatttaaatatacttttcttgaccaaggatgcattaaattgataaaatgtGACGGTAAAGACATTTAAGTTTTTACAAAAGATTTTTGtttgaaataaatgctgttattttgaactttaaAGAATCCTGGGAAGAATATATTTGGGAataaatttgatttaaaaatatgttcaaataaaaatcagttgttttaaattgtaataatatataacatattttttattaaataaatgcagtcttggtgagctTAAGATACTTCTTATTTTACTTATGTTCAGATAAAATAATTGGAAATGCCCTGTGAATTTCAGCTGTAATTTGTCGCTGATTgcactgtttttgtttgaacttGGGCAATATTCAGAAAACCACATGGGGGCGCTGCCTAAACACACTTCCCATTTATATTTGCACTTCTAATAATGCATTTTGCAGGCCCTTTTACCCAAATGACACGAGGGTTTACATTCAAAGTTTGATTGTTtactgggaatcaaacccatgtaCTTGTATTTGGCACCATGCTCTACCTTTTGAGGCTGAAATACTTCTATACTCACCACCCTATGTTATGAACAACCTTAACATTTGACTTTTTGTAACTTTTACATTGTATGTAGAGCTTTGAAAGGTTGTGGCAGTTCTGTTGCATATTTATCTACATAGGTAGGTCATTTCCGACCCATCGCACTCTGATGGGGGATCGTCCGGAGGCTATTGAGGGACAGGCCAAACTTTTCAGAGTTCTTACTGCATTTGCCCGATATAATCCCCAGATTGGATACGTGCAAGGTAATGAACTGCCTGTACTTCCACAAATGAGGCCCCTGGCAAATCTTATTGAACTTTGTGCTCGTGCTTTTATTGGTCCTGTCAAACGTATTTGTGTACAGCATATACTAATATTCTGTCTCAAGAGGGCAGTCAAGTGCCATCTTGTTGATATTGCATGTCATGCTCATAATTTGgttagcatgtttttttttgttttttttttctgtggagcTAATTTAGCTACTTTGCCCTTGACATTCAGAACATAATGGGACCGTGTGATGCCTTaaggtttgtttgttttgctcagGGATGTCCTATATAGCTGCTGTGCTCCTAATGATCCTGTCTGAAGAAGAGGCTTTCTGGGCTCTGGTTGCTCTGTTAGAGAAGCCCAAGTATCTCTCGGAGCTCTTTGATTCCTCTCTGAAGAAGTGAGACCTTATCTTTACTGTCTAAACATTAAACATGTACATAAAATGGGTCCTATTGCTCCTTTTTTAAATGGATTTTTAACTAACTCattgtaaaataaaagtaactctttctttttttctctaaaatCGTCTATTGACAAAGCTGTTGGAAGATTTTGGAATTCATGCATTGGCCAAGTTGATATGTTTTTTGGCCAATGCCATTAGTTACAAATAGGTCAACAACTGGTTTATTAATCATCCTTATTAATATATTAGTGTATCATTAGTAATTATTTGTTTCTTTCAAATAAACCTAGTTTAactttttgcttattttattttcaggATTCAACATCAAGCTTTGGTTTTTCACCAGCTCCTGAAACACAGGAAACCTCTGCTGTTCCAGCACTTGGTGAGAATTGTGGTCTGAATTTTAGTCAGGCATatcattatgaccactgacaggtgaagtgaataacactgattatctcttgatcacagcacctgttagtggttgggatatattaggcagcaagtgaacattttgtcctccaAGTTGATGtgctagaagcaggaaaaatgtgcaagcgtaaggatttgagtgagtttgaaaagtgccaaattgtaatggctagacgactgggtcagagcatctccaaaactgcagttggtgaacagtggtgaaccggcgacagggtcatgtgCGGCCAAGCGGCCAAGGcttattgatgcacgtggggagtgaaggctggcccatgtggttaGAAACAGACGagttactgtagctcaaattggtCAAGAAGTTAACACTGGTTCTGATAgcaaggtgtcagaatacagagTGTATCGAAGTTTATTGCGTATAGTGTAAACCAGTCAGGgagcccatgctgacccctgtccactgctgaAAGCGCCAACATTTGGCACATgagcaagccggcggaggcagtgtaaTGCTTTGGGAAgtattctgctgggaaaccttgggtcctgccatccatgtggatgctaCTTTGACACGTATCACCTAcataagcattgttgcagaccatgttaaCCTTTTCATGTAAATGGTAATCCCTGGTGCCTGTGGCctttttcagcaggataatgcgtcctgccacaaagcaaaaatggttcatgaatagtttgaggag includes the following:
- the LOC137065288 gene encoding suppressor APC domain-containing protein 1-like codes for the protein MASYTVVIVPLRNSPISLDALHFFLWVKKLKHLEREKDLLWMGLQALEQVRERLCSNLEDKMDVQENSIKKDMRKVLQEFPDTPTLLAQIHRVNRTLRNLLCGSRNPTDPVQGWHAIEGTEGHQPSPVCSEESACF